Proteins from a single region of Runella sp. SP2:
- a CDS encoding TlpA disulfide reductase family protein yields the protein MKITLLRLLMLKMAFLCHINAFSNDTEGIVYVSFKNTQKIDNYFYYTKTAWTQNKHLLRFMYDDEMKWIEVESNIKNKDIRLKMKNNHCVLRHWINYFDYNEYILQKGDSVVIEYNKNIPIVTVINRNTSKNDYQVDDLVRSQCEFVNYSPMGEYFGAVSLHGKKILNDKSALSQSKNMTGEQVMNRNKKGILLMKNELYPKCMMYLDINKKIIDSLSKQGLISENVYKFQKNKIENLKKLIEVETERLSIDDVYHWCNSQENTLENYEGIYFKDFVDIVEYRFIVDKAPYLDLKDGINRNYKVIYDKINTEFNFSETIKNYLLIKNIGRISESLSKNDFLSYFNKLEKDVKDSSLIEKLKVKYVLELDTTRYVPTSLTLMDNNKTKTSLDAIIKQSQGKVIYVDFWASWCGPCRAAFPHSVKLRESLKDKNIVFVYLSIDKSMEAWLKASEKEQLNSYPNSFLVLNAQNADFLKQQKIDSIPRYMIVDKRGKLVYPNAPRVESKELTQLLTELSK from the coding sequence ATGAAAATAACACTACTTCGCTTATTAATGTTAAAAATGGCATTTTTGTGTCATATAAATGCGTTTTCAAACGATACAGAAGGTATTGTTTATGTTTCCTTTAAAAACACTCAAAAGATTGATAATTATTTTTATTATACAAAAACAGCATGGACTCAAAATAAGCACTTGTTGCGGTTTATGTACGATGATGAGATGAAATGGATTGAAGTTGAAAGTAACATTAAAAATAAAGATATTCGACTAAAAATGAAAAATAACCATTGTGTTCTTCGGCACTGGATTAACTACTTTGATTATAACGAATACATTTTGCAAAAGGGAGACTCTGTGGTCATTGAATATAATAAAAATATTCCCATCGTAACGGTTATAAATAGAAATACTTCTAAAAATGATTATCAGGTAGATGACCTAGTAAGGAGCCAGTGTGAGTTTGTGAACTATTCTCCAATGGGTGAATATTTTGGCGCCGTTAGCTTGCATGGAAAAAAGATATTGAATGATAAAAGTGCACTTTCTCAGTCAAAAAATATGACAGGAGAGCAAGTAATGAATAGAAATAAAAAAGGGATTTTGTTAATGAAAAATGAATTATATCCAAAGTGCATGATGTATCTTGATATAAACAAAAAGATTATTGATTCACTTAGTAAACAAGGTCTTATATCTGAAAATGTGTATAAATTTCAAAAAAATAAAATCGAAAATTTAAAAAAGTTAATAGAGGTTGAAACAGAACGACTCTCGATTGATGACGTATATCATTGGTGCAATTCCCAAGAAAACACCCTAGAAAATTATGAAGGAATCTATTTTAAAGATTTTGTTGATATAGTAGAGTATAGATTTATTGTTGATAAAGCACCTTATTTGGATTTAAAAGATGGAATTAATAGGAATTATAAGGTGATTTATGATAAAATAAATACAGAATTTAATTTTTCAGAAACAATCAAAAATTATTTGCTGATAAAAAATATTGGCAGAATTTCGGAGTCACTTTCAAAAAATGACTTTTTGAGCTACTTTAACAAGTTAGAGAAAGATGTAAAAGATTCTTCCCTCATTGAAAAACTTAAAGTAAAGTATGTCCTAGAACTTGATACAACGCGCTACGTGCCTACATCACTTACGTTGATGGATAATAATAAAACGAAAACCTCACTTGATGCAATTATTAAACAATCGCAAGGCAAAGTGATTTATGTAGATTTTTGGGCGAGCTGGTGTGGGCCTTGCAGGGCTGCTTTTCCACATTCTGTAAAGCTAAGAGAATCATTAAAAGATAAAAATATTGTATTTGTTTATTTGTCGATTGATAAATCTATGGAAGCTTGGTTAAAAGCCTCAGAAAAAGAGCAATTGAACAGTTATCCAAACAGTTTCTTGGTTTTAAACGCTCAAAATGCTGATTTCTTAAAGCAACAAAAAATCGATTCGATACCTCGTTACATGATTGTTGACAAACGCGGTAAGCTGGTGTATCCAAATGCGCCTAGAGTAGAAAGTAAAGAACTCACGCAACTTTTGACAGAGCTGTCGAAATAA